A part of Pristiophorus japonicus isolate sPriJap1 chromosome 15, sPriJap1.hap1, whole genome shotgun sequence genomic DNA contains:
- the chpt1 gene encoding cholinephosphotransferase 1 isoform X2, with translation MGRLLQPLSEAQLQRLDEHRYRAEGRSLLEPPLQLYWAWLLGRTPAWLAPNAITLLGLATNLITSLLLVWHCPGARQQAPAYVYVLCGVGLFIYQSLDAIDGKQARRTNSSSPLGELFDHGCDSFSTVIVGLGTCLAVRLGTDTDLMFFCCFIGIFMFYCAHWQTYVSGSLRFGKVDVTEVQICIILIFFLSAIGGPTFWDYEIPVLGLRMKILPVFGIVAGAIYSCTNYFQVIFTGGTGKNGSTIAVAHMTRSKMKLQDTAFIGPGLLFLNQYFNSFINEYFVLWAAMIFSLCDLLTYCTAVCIQIAAHLHIEVFRIPHQAPEQVHNHHD, from the exons ATGGGCCGCCTGCTGCAGCCGCTGAGCGAGGCCCAGCTGCAGCGGCTGGACGAGCACCGGTACCGGGCGGAGGGCCGCTCGCTGCTCGAGCCGccgctgcagttgtactgggcctggcTGCTGGGCCGCACCCCCGCCTGGCTGGCGCCCAACGCCATCACCCTGCTCGGCCTCGCCACCAACCTGATCACCAGCCTGCTGCTGGTCTGGCACTGCCCGGGGGCCCGCCAGCAG GCACCAGCGTATGTGTACGTGCTTTGCGGTGTGGGATTATTTATTTACCAATCTTTGGACGCCATCGACGGGAAACAAGCCAGAAGAACGAACAGCAGCTCTCCACTCGGGGAGCTTTTCGACCATGGCTGTGATTCCTTCTCCACAG TTATCGTTGGTTTGGGCACCTGCCTGGCTGTTCGCCTGGGAACTGACACTGACCTCATGTTCTTTTGCTGCTTTATCGGCATCTTTATGTTCTACTGCGCTCACTGGCAGACCTATGTCTCCGGGTCCCTGCGGTTTGGCAA AGTTGATGTAACTGAAGTTCAAATCTGCATAATACTCATCTTTTTCTTGTCTGCCATTGGAGGACCGACGTTTTGGGATTACGAG ATTCCAGTACTAGGACTGAGAATGAAGATACTGCCCGTGTTTGGAATAGTAGCGGGAGCAATCTACTCCTGTACCAATTACTTCCAGGTCATCTTCACCGGTGGCACAGGCAAGAATGGTTCCACCATAGCG GTGGCACATATGACAAGAAGTAAGATGAAACTACAAGACACGGCATTCATTGGGCCTGGGTTGCTGTTCCTCAACCAATACTTTAATAGTTTTATCAATGAATACTTTGTACTATGGGCAGCGATG ATCTTCTCCCTGTGTGATTTGCTGACTTACTGCACTGCTGTCTGCATTCAGATTGCAGCACACCTCCACATCGAGGTCTTCAGAATTCCACACCAAGCTCCTGAGCAGGTTCACAACCACCATGACTGA
- the chpt1 gene encoding cholinephosphotransferase 1 isoform X1: MGRLLQPLSEAQLQRLDEHRYRAEGRSLLEPPLQLYWAWLLGRTPAWLAPNAITLLGLATNLITSLLLVWHCPGARQQAPAYVYVLCGVGLFIYQSLDAIDGKQARRTNSSSPLGELFDHGCDSFSTVIVGLGTCLAVRLGTDTDLMFFCCFIGIFMFYCAHWQTYVSGSLRFGKVDVTEVQICIILIFFLSAIGGPTFWDYEIPVLGLRMKILPVFGIVAGAIYSCTNYFQVIFTGGTGKNGSTIAGTSVLSPALHIGLVLTMAIMIYKKSTTGLFENHPCLYVLMFGCVASKVTNKLVVAHMTRSKMKLQDTAFIGPGLLFLNQYFNSFINEYFVLWAAMIFSLCDLLTYCTAVCIQIAAHLHIEVFRIPHQAPEQVHNHHD; the protein is encoded by the exons ATGGGCCGCCTGCTGCAGCCGCTGAGCGAGGCCCAGCTGCAGCGGCTGGACGAGCACCGGTACCGGGCGGAGGGCCGCTCGCTGCTCGAGCCGccgctgcagttgtactgggcctggcTGCTGGGCCGCACCCCCGCCTGGCTGGCGCCCAACGCCATCACCCTGCTCGGCCTCGCCACCAACCTGATCACCAGCCTGCTGCTGGTCTGGCACTGCCCGGGGGCCCGCCAGCAG GCACCAGCGTATGTGTACGTGCTTTGCGGTGTGGGATTATTTATTTACCAATCTTTGGACGCCATCGACGGGAAACAAGCCAGAAGAACGAACAGCAGCTCTCCACTCGGGGAGCTTTTCGACCATGGCTGTGATTCCTTCTCCACAG TTATCGTTGGTTTGGGCACCTGCCTGGCTGTTCGCCTGGGAACTGACACTGACCTCATGTTCTTTTGCTGCTTTATCGGCATCTTTATGTTCTACTGCGCTCACTGGCAGACCTATGTCTCCGGGTCCCTGCGGTTTGGCAA AGTTGATGTAACTGAAGTTCAAATCTGCATAATACTCATCTTTTTCTTGTCTGCCATTGGAGGACCGACGTTTTGGGATTACGAG ATTCCAGTACTAGGACTGAGAATGAAGATACTGCCCGTGTTTGGAATAGTAGCGGGAGCAATCTACTCCTGTACCAATTACTTCCAGGTCATCTTCACCGGTGGCACAGGCAAGAATGGTTCCACCATAGCG GGTACCAGTGTTCTCTCACCAGCCTTGCACATTGGGCTGGTGCTAACCATGGCCATAATGATCTACAAAAAATCCACAACGGGTCTGTTTGAGAATCACCCTTGCCTTTACGTTTTAATGTTCGGATGCGTAGCTTCAAAGGTCACGAACAAATTAGTG GTGGCACATATGACAAGAAGTAAGATGAAACTACAAGACACGGCATTCATTGGGCCTGGGTTGCTGTTCCTCAACCAATACTTTAATAGTTTTATCAATGAATACTTTGTACTATGGGCAGCGATG ATCTTCTCCCTGTGTGATTTGCTGACTTACTGCACTGCTGTCTGCATTCAGATTGCAGCACACCTCCACATCGAGGTCTTCAGAATTCCACACCAAGCTCCTGAGCAGGTTCACAACCACCATGACTGA
- the chpt1 gene encoding cholinephosphotransferase 1 isoform X3, with protein sequence MGRLLQPLSEAQLQRLDEHRYRAEGRSLLEPPLQLYWAWLLGRTPAWLAPNAITLLGLATNLITSLLLVWHCPGARQQLSLVWAPAWLFAWELTLTSCSFAALSASLCSTALTGRPMSPGPCGLARPTFWDYEIPVLGLRMKILPVFGIVAGAIYSCTNYFQVIFTGGTGKNGSTIAGTSVLSPALHIGLVLTMAIMIYKKSTTGLFENHPCLYVLMFGCVASKVTNKLVVAHMTRSKMKLQDTAFIGPGLLFLNQYFNSFINEYFVLWAAMIFSLCDLLTYCTAVCIQIAAHLHIEVFRIPHQAPEQVHNHHD encoded by the exons ATGGGCCGCCTGCTGCAGCCGCTGAGCGAGGCCCAGCTGCAGCGGCTGGACGAGCACCGGTACCGGGCGGAGGGCCGCTCGCTGCTCGAGCCGccgctgcagttgtactgggcctggcTGCTGGGCCGCACCCCCGCCTGGCTGGCGCCCAACGCCATCACCCTGCTCGGCCTCGCCACCAACCTGATCACCAGCCTGCTGCTGGTCTGGCACTGCCCGGGGGCCCGCCAGCAG TTATCGTTGGTTTGGGCACCTGCCTGGCTGTTCGCCTGGGAACTGACACTGACCTCATGTTCTTTTGCTGCTTTATCGGCATCTTTATGTTCTACTGCGCTCACTGGCAGACCTATGTCTCCGGGTCCCTGCGGTTTGGCAA GACCGACGTTTTGGGATTACGAG ATTCCAGTACTAGGACTGAGAATGAAGATACTGCCCGTGTTTGGAATAGTAGCGGGAGCAATCTACTCCTGTACCAATTACTTCCAGGTCATCTTCACCGGTGGCACAGGCAAGAATGGTTCCACCATAGCG GGTACCAGTGTTCTCTCACCAGCCTTGCACATTGGGCTGGTGCTAACCATGGCCATAATGATCTACAAAAAATCCACAACGGGTCTGTTTGAGAATCACCCTTGCCTTTACGTTTTAATGTTCGGATGCGTAGCTTCAAAGGTCACGAACAAATTAGTG GTGGCACATATGACAAGAAGTAAGATGAAACTACAAGACACGGCATTCATTGGGCCTGGGTTGCTGTTCCTCAACCAATACTTTAATAGTTTTATCAATGAATACTTTGTACTATGGGCAGCGATG ATCTTCTCCCTGTGTGATTTGCTGACTTACTGCACTGCTGTCTGCATTCAGATTGCAGCACACCTCCACATCGAGGTCTTCAGAATTCCACACCAAGCTCCTGAGCAGGTTCACAACCACCATGACTGA